In one window of Gossypium arboreum isolate Shixiya-1 chromosome 4, ASM2569848v2, whole genome shotgun sequence DNA:
- the LOC128291588 gene encoding uncharacterized mitochondrial protein AtMg00820-like — MHGDILLIDQDEPRTYQEAVASPDSEKWLEAMRSEMDSMYENQVWTLVDPPERVKPIGCKWVFKKKTDMDGNVQTYKGRLVANGFRQIHGVDYDETFSLVAMFKSIKILLAIAIFHDYET, encoded by the coding sequence ATGCATGGTGACATTCTTCTTATAGATCAAGATGAGCCTAGGACTTATCAAGAAGCGGTGGCGAGCCCAGACTCTGAGAAATGGCTCGAGGCCATGAGATCTGAGATGGATTCCATGTATGAAAACCAAGTATGGACTTTGGTTGACCCACCCGAAAGGGTTAAACCTATAGGGTGCaagtgggttttcaaaaagaaaacggACATGGATGGTAATGTACAAACATACAAGGGGCGATTAGTCGCTAACGGTTTTCGTCAAATTCATGGTGTTGACTATGATGAAACTTTTTCTCTTGTAGCTATGTTTAAATCCATCAAGATCTTGCTCGCCATAGCTATATTTCATGATTATGAAacgtaa